The genomic stretch GTCTTTAGTCGCAATTCCCGACCGAGAGAGACTGCCCCCTCCCGGCCTCCCCCATAAAGGGGGAGGTGAAGAGTCGAGGCTCTGTCTTCGATCGCGCCAAATGCACCAGAGGGGCACCTCCCCCATAATGGGGGAGGATGGGAGGGGGCAGTCTGCTCCCTTTCCATCGCCTCGCATTGTCGAGTTGTTCCTTACTTCAGCGCCTCGCTGAAGAACTTCGCGAACGAACTCTCCACCAGGGCGCTGACTTCGGGCTGGTCGCTGTAGAAGCCATAACCGTGATCAGCCTCGGGGACGAGCACGATCGAGGCGGCGGGGTAGGCGGCGACGACGGCCTCGTTCTCGGCCGGCTTGATCACCTCGTCCTTGTCGCCGTGCACCACCAGCATGGCGCCCTTGTAGGCACTGATGCTCTCGAGCGGCTTCGAAGCGAGAAGCTCGTCGAACCATTGCTTGCTCAGCTTCTGCTGCTGCCCGAACATTGTGGTGTAGTCGGCATAGCCCTTGTCGCTGGAAGCTTCGGCATAGAGTCGCTCGTACTCGGCTTCCGATCCGCCGGCGAAGAACAGCAGCAGGTCCTTGCCCGGATTGGCGGATGGAGCGAGCAGGCCCATCGCCTTGTAGGGGTTGCCTTCGGATTCGCCGATGGTCAGCGCGATCCGGCCGCCCATGCTGTAGCCGAGAATACCCAGTCGGTTCGGGTCGGCGGGAAAGTTCGCCAGCAGGTAGGCGAGGCTGGCGTTCGAGTCCGAGATCATGTTGCTGAGGTAGCCCTCGGTGAAGGACTCCTTGCTGTCGCCGCTACCGGGGAAATCCATGCGGATGGTCAGGATGCCGGCATCCGCCAGCGCCTTGGCGAGGCGGGTGAAGCCGCCGCCTTCCTGCCTGCCGCCACCGTGACCGTGGTTCATCACCACCGCGGGGAAGGGGCCCTCGCCGTCCGGAACCACCACCGTCGCCGGCACGGCGCGGGCGCCGTTCATCACGGTGACCTCGCTCACTGTCTCCGCCTGCGCGGCCGTTCCGGCCAAGAGGGCGAACGAGGCGGCCAATATCGACAGTCCGGTCTTCACGGCATGCATAGGCGCTTCCTTTTGGAGTGTTGAGAAAAACAGCGTGAGAAGGTTGTCATCCGGAATCTGCGGATGTCAACGAAGGCCGGATGTCGATGAGGGCCGTTCATCCCCGGATCGCTGCGGCCGCGCGCCCCACCACATCCTCGAACATCTGCGTGGTCAGCACCCCGGTATTGGTGTTGTAGCGCGAGCAGTGATAGCTGTCGAACAGTGTGGCGCCGCCAGAAAGCCGGTGTTCGGCGCCATGGCCGAACGCGAACCTGGCGCGCTTTTCCCCCAGGGTCGTCAGCAGTGAATCGTGGGCGATACGGCCGAGTGCCAGGAAGGCGCGCGGCCGATGATGGGCGATTGCGGCGCCGAGAAACGGCCGGCAGGTTTTGATTTCGTCGCCGGTCGGCTTGTTCTGTGGCGGCACGCATCGCACCGCGTTGGCGATGAGGACGTGCTGCAATTCCAGCCCGTCATCGGGGCGCTGCCGGTAGTGCCCGGTGGCGAGTCCGAACTTCTTGAGCGTGGCGTAGAGCAGGTCGCCGGCATAGTCCCCGGTGAACGGGCGGCCGGTGCGGTTGGCCCCTTTGAGGCCAGGCGCGAGGCCGACGATCATCAGGCCTGGATGCTCATCCCCCCAGGTCGGCACCGGCGCGTTAAAGAAATCCGGGTAGGCGCGCTGGTTGTCGTGGCGAAACGCCACGAGACGCGGGCAGCGCGGGCAGTCGTGCGGCGGGTTGGTTTCGGGCAATGGGTACCGTCGAGTGGAGCAGCATGAGGGAAAGGTCTCCCGACTTTTCCGGCGCGCGCGCGCGACAATCAAGCGATTCCAGCATTGCCCGCCGGTCGAACGAGAATGCCGGGGAACTCAACTGCCCTTGTGGTCCGCCGTCGCCATGGCGCGGTCGACGGGGGCGGCGCGCTCCGCGGGTGCCGACGCGCGCTCGGGCGGCGGCGTACGTCCCACGGTCTTGGCCAGATCGGCAACATCCATGAAGAAGTCCGCCTGTCGGCGCAGGTCGTCGGCGATCATCGGGGTCGGCGTGGTCAGCGTCGAAACCACCGTGACACGCTTGCCCTTGCGCTGCAGCGCCGCGACCAGAGCGGTGAAATCGCCATCGCCGGAGAACAGCACCAGATGATCGTAGTACTGGCTCATCTCCAGGGCATCGACGGTAAGTTCGATGTCCATGTTGCCCTTGATCTTCCGGCGTCCCGACGCATCGGTGAACTCCTTGGCCGGCTTGGTGACGACGGTGAAGCCATTATAGTCGAGCCAATCGATGAGCGGTCGGATCGAGGAGTATTCCTGGTCTTCGACCAGGGCGGTGTAGTAGTAGGCGCGCAGCAGGTAGGCCTTGGACTGAAACTCGGCGAGCAGCCGCCGGTAATCGATGTCGACGCCTATGGCCTTGCTGGTGGCGTAGAGATTGGCCCCATCGATGAAGAGAACTGTCTTCTCGCGCGGATCAATTGACATGCCCGTTCTCCTGACCGGGGCGGCCGGCCTCTCAGGCTGCCCGGCATAAACTATCGTTGGCTTACCGCTAGGATCGAAGGGTAGCCTATTTAAGGCGTGGTCCGCTCCCTAAGTTCGGAATACGCGCTTAATCCCGGGAATTTGCAATCCCCATAAATTTGGAGGGAGCCGGTCGGGTTTCGAGTTATGAGCCCAAGTCATTGTTTCGTCACACGAAACAAAAACTGCGTAGATCGCGCTTGGTTGTGGCAAAAACACGCTGTTGTGTAGCGGGGGCGAGAACCTTGCTCCCATCGGTCGGCTCGTGTATGAGGACCCCTTGATCCCACAACATCCTGGAGACGTACGTGGCCCGCGTCACCGTCGAAGACTGCATTGAAAAGATCGAGAACCGCTTCGATCTCGTGCTGATGTCCGCGCACCGCGCTCGCATGATCTCGGCCGGCTCGTCGATCACCGTCGATCGCGACAACGACAAGAACCCTGTCGTGGCGTTGCGCGAGATCGGCGATGGCACCATTTCTCCCGAGGACCTGCGCGAGGATCTGATTCACTCGCTGCAGAAATATGTCGAGGTCGACGAGCCCGAGAAGCACGCTGCGCCGCTGCTCGATGCCAACGCCGACGAAGACAGCGACACCTTCGATACCATCTCGGAAGACGAACTGCTGCGCGGTATCGAATCTCTCGCCCCGCCGGAGCGTCGCGACGATTGATCGTCGCCTGATCTCGCATATATAGTCTTGAGGCGTCGGGCGTTTCCGCCCGGCGCCTTTTTGTTTGCATCGTCGCTCGCGCGGGATCAGGAAGTGTCCTGGAGCGTTTTCAGGAAAAGTTGCAGACTTTTCCGGTTCGAGAACGTGACCAAACCAAAGACCTGGAGCATCTCACCGTTTCAGAATAACGGTGAGATGCTCTGGGACGGTTCCGGGCAATCTCGCGCCGTTGCGACGTAAGCCGCCGAGGCGGGGCCGCGTAGGAGAGTGCGGCAACCCTATGATGCGTCAGTACGAACTCGTCGAACGGGTCCAGGCCTACAACCCCAATACCGACGAGGCGCTGCTCAACAAGGCCTATGTCTATGCCATGCAGAAGCATGGCACGCAGAAGCGCGCCTCGGGCGACCCGTACTTCGCCCACCCGCTCGAAGTTGCCGCCATTCTCACCGATCTGAAGCTCGACGATGCCTCGATCGCAGTGGCCCTGCTGCACGACACGATCGAGGATACCGATGCGACCCGCGCCGAGATCGATCAGTTGTTCGGCCCCGAGATCGGCGCCATCGTCGACGGGCTGACCAAGATCGAGCGGCTGCAACTGGTGACGCGCGAGGAGGCGCAGGCCGAGAACCTCAGAAAGCTGCTCCTCGCCATCTCCGCCGATGTGCGGGTGTTGCTGGTTAAGCTCGCGGACCGGCTGCACAACATGCGCACGCTCGACTTCATGCCGGAAAACAAGCGCAAGCGCATCGCCACCGAGACGATGGATATCTATGCGCCGTTGGCCGGCCGCATGGGCATGCAGGACATGCGCCAGGAACTCGAGGACCTGGCGTTCCGGGTGCTGCAGCCCGACCACTACAAGGCGATCACCGACCGCCTCGACGAGATGAAGTCGGAATTCGCCGACACCATCAAGACCATCCGGACCGAGCTCAGCGAAAAGCTGAAG from Devosia sp. A16 encodes the following:
- a CDS encoding LabA-like NYN domain-containing protein, whose amino-acid sequence is MSIDPREKTVLFIDGANLYATSKAIGVDIDYRRLLAEFQSKAYLLRAYYYTALVEDQEYSSIRPLIDWLDYNGFTVVTKPAKEFTDASGRRKIKGNMDIELTVDALEMSQYYDHLVLFSGDGDFTALVAALQRKGKRVTVVSTLTTPTPMIADDLRRQADFFMDVADLAKTVGRTPPPERASAPAERAAPVDRAMATADHKGS
- the rpoZ gene encoding DNA-directed RNA polymerase subunit omega; this encodes MARVTVEDCIEKIENRFDLVLMSAHRARMISAGSSITVDRDNDKNPVVALREIGDGTISPEDLREDLIHSLQKYVEVDEPEKHAAPLLDANADEDSDTFDTISEDELLRGIESLAPPERRDD
- a CDS encoding alpha/beta hydrolase family protein gives rise to the protein MHAVKTGLSILAASFALLAGTAAQAETVSEVTVMNGARAVPATVVVPDGEGPFPAVVMNHGHGGGRQEGGGFTRLAKALADAGILTIRMDFPGSGDSKESFTEGYLSNMISDSNASLAYLLANFPADPNRLGILGYSMGGRIALTIGESEGNPYKAMGLLAPSANPGKDLLLFFAGGSEAEYERLYAEASSDKGYADYTTMFGQQQKLSKQWFDELLASKPLESISAYKGAMLVVHGDKDEVIKPAENEAVVAAYPAASIVLVPEADHGYGFYSDQPEVSALVESSFAKFFSEALK
- a CDS encoding uracil-DNA glycosylase, which translates into the protein MPETNPPHDCPRCPRLVAFRHDNQRAYPDFFNAPVPTWGDEHPGLMIVGLAPGLKGANRTGRPFTGDYAGDLLYATLKKFGLATGHYRQRPDDGLELQHVLIANAVRCVPPQNKPTGDEIKTCRPFLGAAIAHHRPRAFLALGRIAHDSLLTTLGEKRARFAFGHGAEHRLSGGATLFDSYHCSRYNTNTGVLTTQMFEDVVGRAAAAIRG